From Leptotrichia hongkongensis, one genomic window encodes:
- a CDS encoding HU family DNA-binding protein has protein sequence MSKKEFVDAYAKATGETKKRAEELVNAFLGTTEEFLVKGETIQFVGWGTFEVKKRAAREGRNPSTGKPIKIKAKKVVKFKVGKKLADKVAGAK, from the coding sequence ATGTCAAAAAAAGAATTTGTAGATGCTTATGCAAAAGCAACAGGAGAAACTAAAAAAAGAGCAGAAGAATTAGTTAACGCTTTTTTAGGAACAACAGAAGAATTTTTAGTAAAAGGTGAAACTATCCAATTTGTAGGTTGGGGAACTTTTGAAGTTAAAAAAAGAGCTGCTAGAGAAGGAAGAAATCCATCAACTGGTAAACCAATCAAAATAAAAGCTAAAAAAGTTGTAAAATTCAAAGTTGGAAAAAAATTAGCTGATAAAGTTGCTGGCGCTAAATAA